In Halobacteroides halobius DSM 5150, the genomic window ATGCTCGGAATACTTATTTATTGCTAAGTTCCAACCACCTAAAGTAGCTGCTCCAGAATCACCTTGTGGCCCTCTGGGCATTGGTGCAATTCCAACTTTACCCTTTACAGGAGAACCTTTACTTTGAGCAATTGACCATACATAAGGCCAATTTCTATTAAAGACTGCCTTACCTTCAGTAAATGGACGTCGACTTGATTCTTCCATAAATGTTGTAATACCTGGTGGAGTAACTTTACTTTGAACTAACTTCTTTACAAACTTTAGTGCTTGTAAGTTTTCTGGACTATCAATTACTACTTTACCTTGGTCATTTAATACTGCTCCACCATTAGACCAGAAATACTCTAAAATGTCACAAACTAGACCTTCGTATTGCTTAGCTTGGAAAGTAAAGCCCATTGTGGTACCTTTTTTACCCATATACTTTTTAGCCTTTGTGTATAATTCACTCCATGTATCTGGTGCATCTTTTACAATATCTTTTCTATAGTATAACATTCCAGCATCTGTAAACCAAGGAACTGCATACATTTTACCCTTATAAGTAACTGCATCAATTGGCCCTGGTAAGAATTTATTGATTTCTTCTTCAGTAAAGTACTTATTTAATGGCTCTAACCAACCAGCTGCTGCAAATTCTGCTGGCCAAATTACATCAACATTCATAACATCAATACTAGAACTACCTGCTGATAACTTAGTTACATAAGTATCATGTTGTGTATCACTAGAAGAAGGTTGTTCAATAAGCTTAACATTAATATTTGGATACTTCTCTTCAAACTTTTTAATCAATAATGGATCAGTACCAGTATTATCAATTCCAGTACTAAAAGTAATTGTTACTTCTCCATCTTTCTTTTTCTTCTCCTCATCACCACCAAAAATCCACCAGGCTGAAGAAGTTGCAGTGACAGCAAAAACCAACAGGGCTATTAAACTTAATGTTATAATACTTTTTCTTTTCATTATCTCACTCCTCACTTGATTTTTAGTTTATTTTAATAAATTTAACCTTTTAAAAGCATTTTTAGTTTTTATGACCACCTCCCCAAAGATATAAAACTTAACCTTTTACTGCACCAGCAGTCAAACCAGAAATAATTCTTCGTTGGAAGAAAAGAACCATAATAATCAGTGGAACAGTAACTACTACAGTTGCTGCAGCAATATCTCCCCACGGCATCCGATGTTGACCTGGAAACATTGTAAGTCCTACTGGAACTGTCTTCATTAAACTACTAGTCATGAAAGTTAATGCAAATAGATATTCATTCCAAGCAAAGATAAAGATTAAAATAGCTGCAGTAAATGTTCCTGGAGCAGCTAATGGTACAATTATTTTCCAAAATGCTTGCAAAGGTGTTGCTCCATCAATCTTAGCTGCTTCCTCTAAACCAAATGGAATTGTTCTAAAGAAGCTTGTTAAAATCCAAATTGTCATCGGCATAGCAAATGTTGTATAGGGTAGTATTAGCCCTAAATAATTATTTAAAAGTCCCACGTTTTTTAACATTAAATATAG contains:
- a CDS encoding ABC transporter substrate-binding protein gives rise to the protein MKRKSIITLSLIALLVFAVTATSSAWWIFGGDEEKKKKDGEVTITFSTGIDNTGTDPLLIKKFEEKYPNINVKLIEQPSSSDTQHDTYVTKLSAGSSSIDVMNVDVIWPAEFAAAGWLEPLNKYFTEEEINKFLPGPIDAVTYKGKMYAVPWFTDAGMLYYRKDIVKDAPDTWSELYTKAKKYMGKKGTTMGFTFQAKQYEGLVCDILEYFWSNGGAVLNDQGKVVIDSPENLQALKFVKKLVQSKVTPPGITTFMEESSRRPFTEGKAVFNRNWPYVWSIAQSKGSPVKGKVGIAPMPRGPQGDSGAATLGGWNLAINKYSEHKEAAVKFVKFMTSYKMQAFNAIKSSRIPTRKAVYHDKEVLEVNPYYKDMYNVFINAKPRPVTPMYPQISDVIQVEVHKVINGMKSADKALETMQKKIEKLMNMM
- a CDS encoding carbohydrate ABC transporter permease gives rise to the protein MATTKKKVSTIKVLFYFSIVGFIVTVIFPFIWQFLMSIKPASEMYSMPVDWIPGKIILKRYVTIFTGRPFGRYLLNSLIVATGTTTFCLLVGSFAAYALARLEFTGKGPILALVLALSMFPPVAIVSPLYLMLKNVGLLNNYLGLILPYTTFAMPMTIWILTSFFRTIPFGLEEAAKIDGATPLQAFWKIIVPLAAPGTFTAAILIFIFAWNEYLFALTFMTSSLMKTVPVGLTMFPGQHRMPWGDIAAATVVVTVPLIIMVLFFQRRIISGLTAGAVKG